A stretch of Rhinoderma darwinii isolate aRhiDar2 chromosome 4, aRhiDar2.hap1, whole genome shotgun sequence DNA encodes these proteins:
- the PBK gene encoding lymphokine-activated killer T-cell-originated protein kinase translates to MEPSDSSFKTPCKVERRKSPGVSTQSPTFAIPASPFMKKFGYGTGVSVYLMKRSPKGLSHSPWAVKKVNKQCDYSSKNLYEKRLNDEAKILKNLQHPNIIGYRGLTKAKDGSLCLAMEYGGEKSLNDLIEERSDQRLGPFPADTILKVAVSMARGLKYLHNDKNILHGDLKSSNVVIKGDFESIKICDVGVSLPLDANMIMNNPKAYYIGTESWKPKEALEEDGVITDKSDIYAYGLTLWEMMTLTIPHVNLPPEDEDDEEDSFDEDDFDEDAYYEALGTRPALNADELDDSYQRVIELFFMCTSEDPKERPSAAQIVDALEAENIQ, encoded by the exons ATGGAGCCGTCAGATAGCAGCTTCAAGACCCCATGTAAGGTGGAGAGGAGGAAGAGCCCCG GAGTCTCCACCCAGTCCCCCACCTTTGCTATCCCGGCCTCACCATTCATGAAGAAGTTTGGTTACGGCACTGGTGTCAGTGTCTACCTCATGAAAAG GTCACCTAAAGGTTTGTCGCACTCTCCCTGGGCCGTGAAGAAGGTGAACAAGCAGTGCGACTATTCCAGCAAAAACCTGTATGAGAAGAGACTGAACGATGAGGCCAAAATCCTCAAGAACCTGCAACACCCCAATATCATTG GTTACCGCGGCCTGACCAAGGCAAAAGACGGCAGCCTCTGCCTCGCCATGGAGTACGGCGGAGAGAAGTCGCTGAACGACCTCATAGAGGAGAGGAGCGACCAGCGTCTGGGCCCGTTTCCTGCCGACACCATTCTTAAAGTGGCCGTGAGCATGGCGCGGGGGCTGAAG TACTTGCACAATGATAAAAACATCCTACACGGAGACCTCAAATCCTCCAATGTCGTCATCAAAGGCGACTTCGAGTCCATCAAAATCTGCGATGTCGGAGTGTCGCTGCCGCTGGACGCGAACATGATCA TGAATAACCCCAAGGCGTATTACATCGGCACCGAATCCTGGAAGCCTAAAGAAGCCCTGGAGGAGGACGGGGTGATCACAGATAAGTCTGACATCTACGCCTATGGTCTGACTCTGTGGGAGATGATGACCCTCACCATCCCCCATGTCAACCTGCCGCCCGAGGACGAGGATGATGAAG AGGACTCGTTCGACGAAGACGACTTTGATGAGGACGCCTACTACGAAGCTCTGGGGACGCGGCCGGCACTGAACGCGGACGAGCTAGACGACTCCTACCAGAGGGTCATCGAGCTGTTCTTCATGTGCACCAGCGAGGACCCCAAGGAACGACCCTCCGCCGCACAGATAGTTGACGCCTTAGAAGCGGAGAATATCCAATGA